From a region of the Takifugu flavidus isolate HTHZ2018 chromosome 18, ASM371156v2, whole genome shotgun sequence genome:
- the LOC130515428 gene encoding cytochrome P450 2K1-like: protein MSLQDFLLSLGPSTLMGSVALLLLLCLVSRSFGRATRREPPGPRALPLLGNLLQLDLSRPHQTLYQLSKKYGPVFKVHFGPRKVVVLAGHKTVKEALVGNAEQFGDRDISPIFYDMNQGHGILFSNGETWKEMRRFALSTLRDFGMGKRMIEDKIAEECHYLIQKFEDHEGRAFDTSRLANYATSNIISSIVYGSRFDYDDPRFINMVNRVNEVIRLTGSAPIQLYNIFPGLANWIKNRQLLLKQVAMNFRDMTDLIQQLKDTLNPDVCRGFVDCFLLRKQKEADSGVIDSLYNEKNLLYSLANLFGAGTDTTATTLRWGLLLMAKYPRIQDQVQQELSMVVGNRRVCVEDRKNLPYVDAVIHEIQRLGNIAPMAVPHKTARDVEFRGYFIEKGTTVFPLLTSVLYDENEWETPHTFNPSHFLDKDGKFIKRDAFMPFSAGRRMCLGEGLAKMEIFLFFTSLLQQFRFTPPPGVGEDELDLTPVVGFTLSPSPHKLCAIPRQ from the exons ATGTCTCTCCAGGATTTCTTGCTCTCGCTCGGTCCGTCCACTCTGATGGGGAGCGTcgctctcctgcttctcctctgcctcGTCTCCCGCAGCTTCGGTCGGGCTACACGGAGGGAGCCTCCAGGACCCAGAGCTCTCCCCCTGCTTggcaacctgctgcagctcgACCTCAGCAGACCTCACCAAACCCTCTACCAG TTGTCCAAGAAATATGGACCTGTGTTCAAAGTGCACTTTGGACCCAGGAAAGTGGTGGTTCTGGCCGGTCACAAGACGGTCAAAGAGGCTCTGGTCGGCAATGCAGAACAGTTCGGAGACCGAGACATCTCTCCGATATTTTATGATATGAACCAAGGTCACG GCATCCTGTTCTCTAATGGAGAAACGTGGAAGGAGATGAGACGCTTTGCTCTCAGCACCCTCAGAGACTTTGGCATGGGTAAAAGGATGATCGAAGACAAAATCGCAGAGGAGTGCCACTATTTGATCCAGAAGTTCGAAGATCATGAAG GGAGAGCCTTTGACACGTCCCGCCTGGCTAACTACGCCACTTCCAATATCATCTCCTCTATCGTTTACGGGAGCAGGTTTGACTACGATGATCCTCGCTTTATTAACATGGTGAACAGGGTTAATGAAGTCATCAGActgacaggctccgcccccatccAG CTGTACAACATTTTTCCAGGATTGGCCAACTGGATAAAAAACCGCCAGCTGTTACTGAAACAAGTTGCGATGAACTTCAGGGATATGACAGATCtcatccagcagctgaaggataCCCTGAACCCCGACGTTTGCAGAGGGTTTGTGGACTGTTTTCTGTTGAGAAAGCAGAAAGAAGCG GATTCTGGTGTTATTGACAGTTTGTACAATGAGAAGAACTTGTTGTATTCGTTGGCCAACCTTTTTGGAGCTGGAACAGACACCACAGCAACCACGCTCAGATGGGGTTTACTGTTAATGGCCAAATATCCACGGATACAAG acCAGGTGCAGCAGGAGCTCAGCATGGTGGTGGGAAACCGACGGGTCTGTGTAGAAGACCGGAAAAACCTCCCATACGTTGATGCTGTCATCCATGAGATACAGCGACTGGGCAACATTGCCCCGATGGCTGTTCCTCACAAAACTGCCCGAGATGTTGAGTTCCGGGGCTACTTTATTGAAAAG GGGACTACTGTGTTTCCTCTTCTGACCTCTGTCCTGTATGACGAGAACGAGTGGGAGACCCCGCACACCTTCAACCCCTCCCACTTCTTGGATAAGGATGGTAAATTCATCAAGAGAGACGCCTTCATGCCCTTTTCTGCAG GCCGTAGAATGTGTCTCGGAGAAGGTCTGGCTAAGATGGagatcttcctcttcttcacgtCCCTCCTCCAGCAGTTCCGTTTCACTCCTCCCCCCGGTGTTGGTGAGGATGAGCTGGATCTGACCCCAGTGGTGGGCTTCACCCTCAGCCCTTCACCCCATAAGCTCTGCGCCATCCCTCGCCAATAA
- the LOC130515337 gene encoding cytochrome P450 2K1-like — translation PVERQTLPFSALKHWSQFLHIVRVEDRKNLPYMEAVIHETQRMANIVPMSLPHRTSRDTSFQGYVIKKGTMVIPLLTSVLYDESQWEKPHTFNPAHFLDDEGRFVRRDAFMPFSAGRRMCLGEGLARVELFLFFASLLQHFRFSGQPGPHASRGHHSQPFYPARHKSLLMDGTITRLHLFLK, via the exons CCTGTAGAGAGACAAACTCTACCATTCTCTGCTCTTAAACACTGGTCCCAGTTTCTACATATTGTTCGGGTAGAGGACAGGAAAAACCTGCCGTACATGGAAGCCGTCATCCATGAGACTCAGAGAATGGCCAACATCGTTCCCATGAGTCTCCCTCACAGAACCAGCCGAGACACCTCCTTCCAGGGATACGTCATCAAAAAG GGGACGATGGTCATCCCCCTCCTCACTTCTGTCCTGTATGATGAGAGCCAATGGGAGAAGCCACACACTTTCAACCCCGCCCACTTTCTGGACGACGAGGGCCGATTTGTCAGAAGAGATGCCTTCATGCCCTTCTCCGCAG GTCGCAGGATGTGTCTGGGTGAAGGCTTGGCCAGGGTggagctcttcctcttcttcgccTCTCTTCTTCAGCACTTCCGTTTCAGTGGACAGCCTGGACCTCACGCCAGTCGTGGGCATCACTCTCAACCCTTTTACCCTGCGCGCCATAAGTCGCTTCTGATGGATGGCACCATAACgagattacatttatttttaaaataa
- the LOC130515425 gene encoding cytochrome P450 2K1-like yields the protein MRHTQAPFILMLNGDWWINHTSEVNAGQGGGQVRDKCEFASTPAFFLVRGWTPQQRMSLQDFLLSLGPSTLMGSVALLLLLCLVSRSFGRATRREPPGPRALPLLGNLLQLDLSRPHQTLYQLSKKYGPVFKVHFGPRKVVVLAGHKTVKEALVGNAEQFGDRDISPIFYDINQGHGILFSNGETWKEMRRFALSTLRDFGMGKRMIEDKIAEECNYLIQKFEDHEGRAFDTSRLANYATSNIISSIVYGSRFDYDDPRFINMVNRVNEVIRLTGSAPIQLYNIFPGLANWIKKRQLLLKQVAMNLRDMTDLIQQLKDTLNPGVCRGLVDCFLLRKQKAVDSGVIDSLYNEKNLLYSLSNLFGAGTDTTAATLRWGLLLMAKYPRIQDQVQQELSMVVGNRRVCVEDRKNLPYVDAVIHEIQRLGNIVPMAVPHKTARDVEFRGYFIEKGTTVFPLLTSVLYDENEWETPHTFNPSHFLDKDGKFIKRDAFMPFSAGRRMCLGEGLAKMEIFLFFTSLLQQFRFTPPPGVGEDELDLTPAVGFTLSPSPHKLCAIPRQ from the exons ATGAGACACACGCAGGCTCCTTTCATAttg atgCTCAACGGTGACTGGTGGATTAATCACACCTCTGAGGTCAATGCTGGGCAGGGAGGGGGTCAAGTCAGAGATAAATGTGAGTTCGCCTCCACTCCTGCATTCTTCTTGGTCCGAGGCTGGACGCCACAGCAGAGGATGTCTCTCCAGGATTTCTTGCTCTCGCTCGGTCCGTCCACTCTGATGGGGAGCGTcgctctcctgcttctcctctgcctcGTCTCCCGCAGCTTCGGTCGGGCTACACGGAGGGAGCCTCCAGGACCCAGAGCTCTTCCCCTGCTTggcaacctgctgcagctcgACCTCAGCAGACCTCACCAAACCCTCTACCAG TTGTCCAAGAAATATGGACCTGTGTTCAAAGTGCACTTTGGACCCAGGAAAGTGGTGGTTCTGGCCGGTCACAAGACGGTCAAAGAGGCTCTGGTCGGCAATGCAGAACAGTTCGGAGACCGAGACATCTCTCCGATATTTTATGATATAAACCAAGGTCACG GCATCCTGTTCTCTAATGGAGAAACGTGGAAGGAGATGAGACGCTTTGCTCTCAGCACCCTCAGAGACTTTGGCATGGGTAAAAGGATGATCGAAGACAAAATCGCAGAGGAGTGCAACTATTTGATCCAGAAGTTCGAAGATCATGAAG GGAGAGCCTTTGACACGTCCCGCCTGGCTAACTACGCCACTTCCAATATCATCTCCTCTATCGTTTATGGGAGCAGGTTTGACTACGATGATCCTCGCTTTATTAACATGGTGAACAGGGTTAATGAAGTCATCAGActgacaggctccgcccccatccAG TTGTACAACATTTTTCCAGGACTGGCCAACTGGATAAAAAAACGCCAGCTGTTACTGAAGCAAGTTGCGATGAACTTGAGGGATATGACAGATCtcatccagcagctgaaggataCCCTGAACCCTGGTGTTTGCAGAGGTCTTGTAGACTGTTTTCTGTTGAGAAAGCAGAAAGCAGTG GATTCTGGTGTTATTGACAGTTTGTACAATGAGAAGAACTTGTTGTATTCGTTGTCCAACCTTTTTGGAGCTGGAACAGACACCACAGCAGCCACGCTCAGATGGGGTTTACTGTTAATGGCCAAATATCCACGGATACAAG ACCAGGTGCAGCAGGAGCTCAGCATGGTGGTGGGAAACCGACGGGTCTGTGTAGAAGACCGGAAAAACCTCCCATACGTTGATGCTGTCATCCATGAGATACAGCGACTGGGCAACATTGTCCCGATGGCTGTTCCTCACAAAACTGCCCGAGATGTTGAGTTCCGGGGCTACTTTATTGAAAAG GGGACTACTGTGTTTCCTCTTCTGACCTCTGTCCTGTATGACGAGAACGAGTGGGAGACCCCGCACACCTTCAACCCCTCCCACTTCTTGGATAAGGATGGTAAATTCATCAAGAGAGACGCCTTCATGCCCTTTTCTGCAG GGCGTAGAATGTGTCTCGGAGAAGGTCTGGCTAAGATGGagatcttcctcttcttcacgtCCCTCCTCCAGCAGTTCCGTTTCACTCCTCCCCCTGGTGTTGGTGAGGATGAGCTGGATCTGACCCCAGCGGTGGGCTTCACCCTCAGCCCTTCACCCCATAAGCTCTGCGCCATCCCTCGTCAATAA
- the LOC130515427 gene encoding cytochrome P450 2K1-like isoform X1: MIEDLFESSTSGFLMVAIVSLLLLQLCLSFISREKRKDLPGPEALPLLGNLHQLDLKRLDCHLVQLSQKYGPIFRVYLASKKVVVLAGYTAVKQALVNQAEDFGEREIFPIFHDFNKGNGILFTNGDQWKEMRRFALMTLKDFGMGKRTIEEKIIEECQYLIEAFEQHQGEAFSNAQVISYATSNIISAIMYGRRFDYKDPTFQAMIERDHEVIHLTGSPSIQIYNVFPWLGPFLKTWRYIMKKVEINIESTRRIIGEMKETLNPGTCRCFVDAFLIHKENQESLVFQESDVNAHYYHEDNLLHCAMNLFGAGTDTTATTLQWGLLYITKYPHIQDGVQEELRRVVGNRQVRVEDRKNLPYMEAVIHETQRMANIVPMSLPHRTSRDTSFQGYFIQKGTMVIPLLTSVLYDESQWEKPHTFNPAHFLDNKGRFVRRDAFMPFSAGRRMCLGEGLARMELFLFFASLLQHFRFKPAPGVSEDSLDLTPVVGITLNPLTHKLRAISRF, encoded by the exons ATGATTGAAGATCTGTTTGAGTCCTCCACCTCAGGCTTCCTGATGGTGGCTATTGtgagcctgctgctgctacagctctGCTTAAGCTTCATCtccagagaaaagagaaaggatCTGCCAGGACCTGAAGCTCTGCCTTTGCTTGGAAACTTGCATCAGTTGGATCTAAAAAGACTTGACTGCCACCTTGTCCAA CTCTCCCAAAAATACGGCCCGATATTCAGAGTCTACTTGGCGAGTAAGAAGGTGGTTGTGTTGGCGGGATACACAGCGGTCAAGCAGGCTCTGGTCAACCAGGCCGAGGACTTTGGAGAGAGGGAGATCTTCCCAATATTCCATGACTTCAACAAAGGGAACG GGATACTGTTCACCAATGGAGACCAGTGGAAAGAAATGAGGCGCTTTGCTTTGATGACACTAAAAGATTTTGGGATGGGAAAAAGAACCATTGAGGAGAAGATCATCGAGGAGTGTCAGTACTTGATCGAAGCGTTTGAACAACATCAAG GTGAAGCTTTCAGCAACGCACAAGTCATCAGCTACGCTACGTCAAACATAATTTCAGCAATCATGTATGGGAGAAGGTTTGATTACAAAGACCCGACCTTCCAGGCCATGATTGAGAGGGACCATGAGGTCATCCATCTCACAGGCTCCCCCTCTATTCAG ATCTACAACGTATTTCCATGGCTGGGACCATTTTTGAAGACCTGGCGGTATATTATGAAGAAGGTGGAAATCAACATCGAGAGCACTAGAAGGATCATCGGCGAAATGAAGGAAACTCTGAACCCTGGAACGTGCAGGTGCTTCGTCGATGCTTTTTTGATCCATAAAGAAAATCAAGAG TCTTTGGTGTTTCAGGAATCTGATGTCAACGCTCACTACTATCATGAGGACAACCTCCTTCATTGTGCTATGAACCTGTTTGGGGCAGGAACCGACACCACAGCGACCACCCTCCAGTGGGGCCTTCTCTATATCACCAAGTATCCTCATATTCAAG ATggggtccaggaggagctccGCAGGGTGGTGGGAAACCGCCAGGTGCGGGTAGAGGACAGGAAAAACCTGCCATACATGGAAGCCGTCATCCATGAGACGCAGAGAATGGCCAACATCGTTCCCATGAGTCTCCCTCACAGAACCAGCCGAGACACCTCCTTCCAGGGATACTTCATCCAAAAG GGGACGATGGTCATCCCCCTCCTCACTTCTGTCCTGTATGATGAGAGCCAATGGGAGAAGCCACACACTTTCAACCCCGCCCACTTTCTGGACAACAAGGGCCGATTTGTCAGAAGAGATGCCTTCATGCCCTTCTCCGCAG GTCGCAGGATGTGTCTGGGTGAAGGCTTGGCCAGGATggagctcttcctcttcttcgccTCTCTTCTTCAGCACTTCCGTTTCAAACCTGCACCTGGAGTTTCAGAGGACAGCCTGGACCTCACACCAGTCGTGGGCATCACTCTCAACCCTTTAACTCACAAGCTGCGCGCCATAAGTCGCTTCTGA
- the LOC130515427 gene encoding cytochrome P450 2K1-like isoform X2, which translates to MIEDLFESSTSGFLMVAIVSLLLLQLCLSFISREKRKDLPGPEALPLLGNLHQLDLKRLDCHLVQLSQKYGPIFRVYLASKKVVVLAGYTAVKQALVNQAEDFGEREIFPIFHDFNKGNGILFTNGDQWKEMRRFALMTLKDFGMGKRTIEEKIIEECQYLIEAFEQHQGEAFSNAQVISYATSNIISAIMYGRRFDYKDPTFQAMIERDHEVIHLTGSPSIQIYNVFPWLGPFLKTWRYIMKKVEINIESTRRIIGEMKETLNPGTCRCFVDAFLIHKENQEESDVNAHYYHEDNLLHCAMNLFGAGTDTTATTLQWGLLYITKYPHIQDGVQEELRRVVGNRQVRVEDRKNLPYMEAVIHETQRMANIVPMSLPHRTSRDTSFQGYFIQKGTMVIPLLTSVLYDESQWEKPHTFNPAHFLDNKGRFVRRDAFMPFSAGRRMCLGEGLARMELFLFFASLLQHFRFKPAPGVSEDSLDLTPVVGITLNPLTHKLRAISRF; encoded by the exons ATGATTGAAGATCTGTTTGAGTCCTCCACCTCAGGCTTCCTGATGGTGGCTATTGtgagcctgctgctgctacagctctGCTTAAGCTTCATCtccagagaaaagagaaaggatCTGCCAGGACCTGAAGCTCTGCCTTTGCTTGGAAACTTGCATCAGTTGGATCTAAAAAGACTTGACTGCCACCTTGTCCAA CTCTCCCAAAAATACGGCCCGATATTCAGAGTCTACTTGGCGAGTAAGAAGGTGGTTGTGTTGGCGGGATACACAGCGGTCAAGCAGGCTCTGGTCAACCAGGCCGAGGACTTTGGAGAGAGGGAGATCTTCCCAATATTCCATGACTTCAACAAAGGGAACG GGATACTGTTCACCAATGGAGACCAGTGGAAAGAAATGAGGCGCTTTGCTTTGATGACACTAAAAGATTTTGGGATGGGAAAAAGAACCATTGAGGAGAAGATCATCGAGGAGTGTCAGTACTTGATCGAAGCGTTTGAACAACATCAAG GTGAAGCTTTCAGCAACGCACAAGTCATCAGCTACGCTACGTCAAACATAATTTCAGCAATCATGTATGGGAGAAGGTTTGATTACAAAGACCCGACCTTCCAGGCCATGATTGAGAGGGACCATGAGGTCATCCATCTCACAGGCTCCCCCTCTATTCAG ATCTACAACGTATTTCCATGGCTGGGACCATTTTTGAAGACCTGGCGGTATATTATGAAGAAGGTGGAAATCAACATCGAGAGCACTAGAAGGATCATCGGCGAAATGAAGGAAACTCTGAACCCTGGAACGTGCAGGTGCTTCGTCGATGCTTTTTTGATCCATAAAGAAAATCAAGAG GAATCTGATGTCAACGCTCACTACTATCATGAGGACAACCTCCTTCATTGTGCTATGAACCTGTTTGGGGCAGGAACCGACACCACAGCGACCACCCTCCAGTGGGGCCTTCTCTATATCACCAAGTATCCTCATATTCAAG ATggggtccaggaggagctccGCAGGGTGGTGGGAAACCGCCAGGTGCGGGTAGAGGACAGGAAAAACCTGCCATACATGGAAGCCGTCATCCATGAGACGCAGAGAATGGCCAACATCGTTCCCATGAGTCTCCCTCACAGAACCAGCCGAGACACCTCCTTCCAGGGATACTTCATCCAAAAG GGGACGATGGTCATCCCCCTCCTCACTTCTGTCCTGTATGATGAGAGCCAATGGGAGAAGCCACACACTTTCAACCCCGCCCACTTTCTGGACAACAAGGGCCGATTTGTCAGAAGAGATGCCTTCATGCCCTTCTCCGCAG GTCGCAGGATGTGTCTGGGTGAAGGCTTGGCCAGGATggagctcttcctcttcttcgccTCTCTTCTTCAGCACTTCCGTTTCAAACCTGCACCTGGAGTTTCAGAGGACAGCCTGGACCTCACACCAGTCGTGGGCATCACTCTCAACCCTTTAACTCACAAGCTGCGCGCCATAAGTCGCTTCTGA